One genomic segment of Tubulanus polymorphus chromosome 4, tnTubPoly1.2, whole genome shotgun sequence includes these proteins:
- the LOC141904151 gene encoding sodium/calcium exchanger 3-like isoform X1 encodes MSSNNGTCDVTTYKCSNVGLLLPFVNEYTWPVAGRAVIYLLGLLWCFLGISIIADVFMCAIEKITSKTKTVLIANLEVPGEHEEVEVKVWNDTVANLTLMALGSSAPEILLSIFEVCVTRGFKSGELGPGTIVGSAAFNLLVIIAVCIGAIPSPEVRRIKAIKVFYVTAFFSVFAYIWLIIILVLITPDYVDLWEGILTFLFFPMLVLIAFMCDKDYLGRKDRTVDDEEERGYRKYDDEHGVPLGGDDSPHIRQLLKDIGKGQYITEDDVAKLAATLKTEEESHSKMWYRINATRNITGAKKLTPVLNEVMQEVYDHLKEKKELGSDVSIDPLGSNIVDMTNNNMFTVVEFTATSCAVLENEGRVRIGIQRYGRMNNRVMVKVNTVNGTAEAGSDYIPVKETLVFEPNEKSKNLDIEIIDDDVWEPDEVFFVKLVVDENQNKGCVAGAKSICQVTILNDDEPGKIEIENPTYVFKESAGKALIPIRRSDGCDGKVSVQWKTEDVTAIAGRDYEAGEGTLTFEHGETNKNIEITLHDDQEAEKDEHFNLVLFEPTGGATLGRSKAAITIINDDDFNGLVGRLVSATNANMDRLRVDTQTWGEQFHNAMNVNGGDVENATHLDYLMHFLTFGWKIIFAIVPPASIWGGWLAFLFSLVMIGILTAIVGDLASIFGCLVDLKDSVTSITLVALGTSLPDLFASRQAAVMEKYADNSIGNVTGSNSVNVFLGLGISWMLAACYWTYNNQTFKVNAGSLVFSVIIYAVFACLCIVLILLRRFVPFFGGGELGGSLPLKITASVILVAFWLIYILVSSFQAYRPEQFALPF; translated from the exons ATGAGTAGTAATAACGGGACTTGTGACGTGACCACCTATAAGTGTTCAAATGTGGGATTACTGCTGCCATTTGTGAATGAATACACCTGGCCCGTGGCCGGAAGAGCTGTTATCTATTTACTCGGATTACTTTGGTGCTTTCTCGGTATTTCGATCATCGCCGATGTTTTCATGTGCGCAATCGAGAAAATTACCTCGAAAACGAAAACGGTTTTGATCGCGAATTTAGAAGTGCCCGGCGAACACGAGGAAGTCGAAGTGAAAGTATGGAACGACACGGTGGCTAATTTGACATTGATGGCGCTCGGCTCCAGCGCTCCGGAGATTCTACTCTCGATATTCGAAGTTTGCGTAACGAGGGGTTTCAAATCCGGCGAACTCGGTCCGGGCACGATCGTCGGGTCGGCCGCCTTCAATTTACTGGTCATCATCGCGGTCTGTATCGGAGCCATCCCTTCTCCGGAGGTTCGTCGAATCAAAGCGATTAAAGTGTTCTACGTAACTGCTTTCTTTTCGGTATTCGCTTACATCTGGTTGATAATAATTCTCGTTCTCATAACGCCCGATTACGTGGACCTCTGGGAGGGAATTTTgacgtttttgttttttccgaTGCTCGTGCTGATCGCGTTCATGTGCGATAAAGATTATCTGGGACGGAAAGATCGAACTGTCGACGACGAGGAAGAGAGAGGGTATCGTAAGTATGATG ATGAACACGGTGTCCCACTCGGAGGAGATGATAGTCCGCATATTAGACAATTATTGAAG GATATCGGTAAAGGTCAATACATTACTGAAGATGACGTCGCAAAATTGGCCGCAACTTTAAAAACAGAAGAAGAAAGTCACTCGAAAATGTGGTATAGAATTAACGCCACTCGGAATATAACCGGCGCCAAAAAATTGACTCCGGTTCTCAATGAAGTCATGCAGGAG GTTTACGATCACTTGAAAGAGAAGAAAGAACTAGGTTCGGATGTAAGCATCGATCCGCTCGGATCAAACATCGTAGACATGACGAATAATAATATGTTTACAGTAGTAGAGTTTACCGCTACCTCTTGTGCTGTGCTAGAGAACGAGGGTCGAGTTCGAATCGGAATTCAACGTTATGGGCGAATGAACAATAGAGTTATGGTGAA AGTGAATACTGTAAATGGAACCGCTGAAGCCGGATCTGATTATATTCCCGTCAAAGAAACTCTCGTCTTCGAGCCGAATGAAAAATCGAAGAATCTCGACATCGAAATAATCGACGACGACGTCTGGGAACCGGATGAGGTGTTCTTCGTCAAACTTGTCGTCgatgaaaatcaaaacaagGGTTGCGTCGCCGGCGCTAAATCGATTTGTCAAGTTACTATTCTCAATGACGATG AACCCGGGAAGATAGAAATCGAGAATCCGACGTATGTATTCAAAGAGAGTGCCGGCAAAGCGTTGATACCGATACGCCGTAGCGACGGTTGTGACGGTAAGGTATCAGTGCAGTGGAAGACCGAGGACGTAACGGCTATTGCCGGCAGAGATTACGAGGCCGGCGAAGGAACGTTAACGTTCGAACACGGAGAAACTaataaaaatatcgaaatcacTCTGCACGATGATCAG GAGGCGGAAAAAGATGAACATTTTAATTTGGTACTTTTCGAACCGACCGGGGGCGCCACGTTAGGTCGCAGTAAAGCGGCAATTACTATCATAAACGACGACG attttaaCGGATTGGTCGGTCGTCTTGTGTCGGCTACTAATGCCAACATGGATCGCTTGAGGGTCGATACGCAAACCTGGGGTGAACAGTTTCACAATGCTATGAATGTAAACGGCGGGGATGTTGAAAATGCTACTCATCTTGATTATCTGATGCACTTCTTGACATTCGGATGGAAG ATCATATTCGCTATAGTACCTCCAGCGTCTATCTGGGGTGGATGGCTGGCATTTCTGTTCTCGCTAGTGATGATCGGGATTTTAACCGCTATAGTCGGAGATCTGGCCAGTATATTCGGGTGTTTAGTGGATCTAAAGGACAGTGTTACATCTATCACGCTGGTCGCATTGGGAACTAGTTTACCGGATCTGTTTGCCAGTAGACAGGCGGCGGTCATGGAAAAATATGCAGATAATTCTATCGGGAATGTGACGGGTAGTAATTCGGTGAATGTATTTTTAGGACTCGGAATTTCATGGATGTTGGCAGCTTGCTACTGGACATATAAT AATCAAACATTCAAGGTCAATGCTGGATCGCTAGTGTTCAGCGTTATTATCTACGCGGTTTTCGCGTGCCTTTGCATTGTACTGATACTGCTGAGACGTTTCGTACCCTTTTTTGGAGGCGGTGAACTGGGCGGTTCTTTACCGTTGAAGATCACGGCGAGTGTCATCCTAGTTGCATTCTGGCTCATCTATATTCTAGTTTCTTCGTTCCAAGCGTATAGACCCGAGCAATTTGCGTTACCTTTTTAA
- the LOC141903430 gene encoding growth hormone-inducible transmembrane protein-like encodes MLAVKLCRLPTVRSLVSPQQVKFFQQPVRNAASQKTRIGRLPRRSVGETIKQTVATPAGESAFSLGKGAIAGASLVGLGALCYYGMGMSSELGAIDRATLWPPIVKERIRDTYMYFAGSIGITAASALAVVKRSPKILEFMMKNSLIGIGATFALMIGSGMVCRSLPYEEGFGAKQIAWLVHSGIMGAVVAPVCLLGGPLLVRAAWYTAGVVGGLSTVAICAPSEKFLNMGGPLAIGLGVVFVSSLGSMFLPPTTALGAGLYSMSIYGGLILFSMFLLYDTQKIIKSAEMHPVYAMQKYDPINRSIGIYLDTLNIFMRIATILAGGGNRRR; translated from the exons ATGTTAGCGGTGAAACTTTGTCGTTTGCCGACAGTACGGAGCCTCGTCTCACCGCAGCAGGTGAAATTCTTCCAGCAACCGGTCAGAAATGCCGCATCTCAGAAAACTCGTATCGGACGCCTGCCTCGCCGCTCGGTGGGGGAAACTATTAAACAAACAGTAGCGACACCTGCTGGTGAATCAG CTTTCAGTCTCGGCAAGGGAGCGATAGCGGGTGCATCTTTAGTTGGGCTCGGAGCGCTATGTTACTACGGAATGGGAATGTCGAGTGAATTGGGTGCAATTGACAGAGCTAC ATTATGGCCCCCGATTGTCAAGGAGAGAATAAGagatacatacatgtattttgcTGGTAGTATCGGTATAACCGCCGCCTCGGCTCTGGCAGTCGTAAAGAGGAGTCCTAAAATTTTGGAATTCATGATGAAAAACTCATTGATT GGAATAGGAGCTACGTTTGCATTGATGATCGGCAGTGGAATGGTTTGTCGTTCGTTGCCTTATGAAGAAGGTTTCGGTGCGAAGCAGATTGCCTGGTTGGTTCACAGCGGCATTATGGGTGCCGTTGTGGCACCTGTATGTTTATTAGGAGGACCGTTACTCGTCCGAGCTGCCTGGTACACTGCTGGAGTTGTTGGAG GTTTATCAACAGTGGCTATTTGTGCTCCCAGTGAGAAATTCCTGAATATGGGAGGACCTTTGGCTATCGGATTGGGAGTTGTATTCGTTTCGTCTCTCG GAAGTATGTTTCTGCCACCTACAACTGCTCTAGGAGCCGGTCTGTACTCGATGAGTATTTACGGCGGTTTGATACTGTTCAGTATGTTCTTGTTATACGATACccagaaaataatcaaatcgGCAGAAATGCATCCGGTTTATGCCATGCAGAAATACGATCCCATCAACAG ATCAATTGGAATATATTTGGACACGTTGAACATTTTCATGCGAATTGCAACCATCCTCGCGGGAGGTGGTAATCGTAGGAGGTAA
- the LOC141904151 gene encoding sodium/calcium exchanger 3-like isoform X2, whose translation MSSNNGTCDVTTYKCSNVGLLLPFVNEYTWPVAGRAVIYLLGLLWCFLGISIIADVFMCAIEKITSKTKTVLIANLEVPGEHEEVEVKVWNDTVANLTLMALGSSAPEILLSIFEVCVTRGFKSGELGPGTIVGSAAFNLLVIIAVCIGAIPSPEVRRIKAIKVFYVTAFFSVFAYIWLIIILVLITPDYVDLWEGILTFLFFPMLVLIAFMCDKDYLGRKDRTVDDEEERGYHEHGVPLGGDDSPHIRQLLKDIGKGQYITEDDVAKLAATLKTEEESHSKMWYRINATRNITGAKKLTPVLNEVMQEVYDHLKEKKELGSDVSIDPLGSNIVDMTNNNMFTVVEFTATSCAVLENEGRVRIGIQRYGRMNNRVMVKVNTVNGTAEAGSDYIPVKETLVFEPNEKSKNLDIEIIDDDVWEPDEVFFVKLVVDENQNKGCVAGAKSICQVTILNDDEPGKIEIENPTYVFKESAGKALIPIRRSDGCDGKVSVQWKTEDVTAIAGRDYEAGEGTLTFEHGETNKNIEITLHDDQEAEKDEHFNLVLFEPTGGATLGRSKAAITIINDDDFNGLVGRLVSATNANMDRLRVDTQTWGEQFHNAMNVNGGDVENATHLDYLMHFLTFGWKIIFAIVPPASIWGGWLAFLFSLVMIGILTAIVGDLASIFGCLVDLKDSVTSITLVALGTSLPDLFASRQAAVMEKYADNSIGNVTGSNSVNVFLGLGISWMLAACYWTYNNQTFKVNAGSLVFSVIIYAVFACLCIVLILLRRFVPFFGGGELGGSLPLKITASVILVAFWLIYILVSSFQAYRPEQFALPF comes from the exons ATGAGTAGTAATAACGGGACTTGTGACGTGACCACCTATAAGTGTTCAAATGTGGGATTACTGCTGCCATTTGTGAATGAATACACCTGGCCCGTGGCCGGAAGAGCTGTTATCTATTTACTCGGATTACTTTGGTGCTTTCTCGGTATTTCGATCATCGCCGATGTTTTCATGTGCGCAATCGAGAAAATTACCTCGAAAACGAAAACGGTTTTGATCGCGAATTTAGAAGTGCCCGGCGAACACGAGGAAGTCGAAGTGAAAGTATGGAACGACACGGTGGCTAATTTGACATTGATGGCGCTCGGCTCCAGCGCTCCGGAGATTCTACTCTCGATATTCGAAGTTTGCGTAACGAGGGGTTTCAAATCCGGCGAACTCGGTCCGGGCACGATCGTCGGGTCGGCCGCCTTCAATTTACTGGTCATCATCGCGGTCTGTATCGGAGCCATCCCTTCTCCGGAGGTTCGTCGAATCAAAGCGATTAAAGTGTTCTACGTAACTGCTTTCTTTTCGGTATTCGCTTACATCTGGTTGATAATAATTCTCGTTCTCATAACGCCCGATTACGTGGACCTCTGGGAGGGAATTTTgacgtttttgttttttccgaTGCTCGTGCTGATCGCGTTCATGTGCGATAAAGATTATCTGGGACGGAAAGATCGAACTGTCGACGACGAGGAAGAGAGAGGGTATC ATGAACACGGTGTCCCACTCGGAGGAGATGATAGTCCGCATATTAGACAATTATTGAAG GATATCGGTAAAGGTCAATACATTACTGAAGATGACGTCGCAAAATTGGCCGCAACTTTAAAAACAGAAGAAGAAAGTCACTCGAAAATGTGGTATAGAATTAACGCCACTCGGAATATAACCGGCGCCAAAAAATTGACTCCGGTTCTCAATGAAGTCATGCAGGAG GTTTACGATCACTTGAAAGAGAAGAAAGAACTAGGTTCGGATGTAAGCATCGATCCGCTCGGATCAAACATCGTAGACATGACGAATAATAATATGTTTACAGTAGTAGAGTTTACCGCTACCTCTTGTGCTGTGCTAGAGAACGAGGGTCGAGTTCGAATCGGAATTCAACGTTATGGGCGAATGAACAATAGAGTTATGGTGAA AGTGAATACTGTAAATGGAACCGCTGAAGCCGGATCTGATTATATTCCCGTCAAAGAAACTCTCGTCTTCGAGCCGAATGAAAAATCGAAGAATCTCGACATCGAAATAATCGACGACGACGTCTGGGAACCGGATGAGGTGTTCTTCGTCAAACTTGTCGTCgatgaaaatcaaaacaagGGTTGCGTCGCCGGCGCTAAATCGATTTGTCAAGTTACTATTCTCAATGACGATG AACCCGGGAAGATAGAAATCGAGAATCCGACGTATGTATTCAAAGAGAGTGCCGGCAAAGCGTTGATACCGATACGCCGTAGCGACGGTTGTGACGGTAAGGTATCAGTGCAGTGGAAGACCGAGGACGTAACGGCTATTGCCGGCAGAGATTACGAGGCCGGCGAAGGAACGTTAACGTTCGAACACGGAGAAACTaataaaaatatcgaaatcacTCTGCACGATGATCAG GAGGCGGAAAAAGATGAACATTTTAATTTGGTACTTTTCGAACCGACCGGGGGCGCCACGTTAGGTCGCAGTAAAGCGGCAATTACTATCATAAACGACGACG attttaaCGGATTGGTCGGTCGTCTTGTGTCGGCTACTAATGCCAACATGGATCGCTTGAGGGTCGATACGCAAACCTGGGGTGAACAGTTTCACAATGCTATGAATGTAAACGGCGGGGATGTTGAAAATGCTACTCATCTTGATTATCTGATGCACTTCTTGACATTCGGATGGAAG ATCATATTCGCTATAGTACCTCCAGCGTCTATCTGGGGTGGATGGCTGGCATTTCTGTTCTCGCTAGTGATGATCGGGATTTTAACCGCTATAGTCGGAGATCTGGCCAGTATATTCGGGTGTTTAGTGGATCTAAAGGACAGTGTTACATCTATCACGCTGGTCGCATTGGGAACTAGTTTACCGGATCTGTTTGCCAGTAGACAGGCGGCGGTCATGGAAAAATATGCAGATAATTCTATCGGGAATGTGACGGGTAGTAATTCGGTGAATGTATTTTTAGGACTCGGAATTTCATGGATGTTGGCAGCTTGCTACTGGACATATAAT AATCAAACATTCAAGGTCAATGCTGGATCGCTAGTGTTCAGCGTTATTATCTACGCGGTTTTCGCGTGCCTTTGCATTGTACTGATACTGCTGAGACGTTTCGTACCCTTTTTTGGAGGCGGTGAACTGGGCGGTTCTTTACCGTTGAAGATCACGGCGAGTGTCATCCTAGTTGCATTCTGGCTCATCTATATTCTAGTTTCTTCGTTCCAAGCGTATAGACCCGAGCAATTTGCGTTACCTTTTTAA